In Myotis daubentonii chromosome 16, mMyoDau2.1, whole genome shotgun sequence, one DNA window encodes the following:
- the SSTR2 gene encoding somatostatin receptor type 2 → MDVAYDLLNSSQPLLSSQFDLNGSVAAANSSNQTEPYYDLTSNAVLTFIYFVVCIVGLCGNTLVIYVILRYAKMKTITNIYILNLAIADELFMLGLPFLAMQVALVHWPFGKAICRVVMTVDGINQFTSIFCLTVMSIDRYLAVVHPIKSAKWRRPRTAKMINVAVWGLSLLVILPIMIYAGLRSNQWGKSSCTINWPGESGAWYTGFIIYAFILGFLAPLTIICLCYLFIIIKVKSSGIRVGSSKRKKSEKKVTRMVSVVVAVFIFCWLPFYIFNVSSVSVAIDPTPALKGMFDFVVILTYANSCANPILYAFLSDNFKKSFQNVLCLVKVSGTDDGERSDSKQDKSRLNETTETQRTLLNGDLQTSI, encoded by the coding sequence ATGGATGTGGCCTATGACCTACTCAACAGCAGCCAACCACTGCTTTCCTCTCAATTCGACCTCAACGGCTCCGTGGCGGCAGCCAACAGCTCGAACCAGACAGAGCCGTACTACGACCTGACCAGCAATGCAGTCCTCACGTTCATCTATTTCGTGGTCTGCATTGTGGGCTTGTGTGGCAACACGCTGGTCATTTATGTCATCCTCCGCTATGCCAAGATGAAGACCATCACCAACATTTATATCCTCAACCTGGCCATCGCGGATGAGCTCTTCATGCTGGGTCTGCCCTTCCTGGCCATGCAGGTGGCGCTGGTCCACTGGCCCTTCGGCAAGGCCATCTGCCGGGTGGTCATGACTGTGGATGGCATCAATCAGTTCACCAGCATCTTCTGCTTGACGGTCATGAGCATCGACCGGTACCTGGCTGTCGTCCACCCCATCAAGTCGGCCAAGTGGAGGAGACCCCGGACGGCCAAGATGATCAATGTGGCCGTCTGGGGGCTCTCTTTGCTGGTCATCTTGCCCATCATGATCTATGCGGGGCTTCGGAGCAACCAGTGGGGAAAGAGCAGCTGCACCATTAACTGGCCGGGTGAATCTGGGGCGTGGTACACAGGGTTCATTATCTACGCCTTCATCCTGGGGTTCCTGGCGCCCCTCACCATCATTTGTCTTTGCTACCTGTTCATCATCATCAAGGTGAAGTCCTCGGGAATCCGCGTGGGCTCCTCCAAGAGGAAAAAGTCGGAGAAGAAGGTGACCCGGATGGTGTCCGTGGTGGTGGCCGTCTTCATTTTCTGCTGGCTCCCTTTCTACATATTCAACGTCTCCTCCGTCTCCGTGGCCATCGATCCCACGCCGGCCCTCAAAGGCATGTTTGACTTCGTTGTGATCCTCACCTATGCCAACAGCTGTGCCAATCCCATCCTGTACGCCTTCCTGTCTGACAACTTCAAGAAGAGCTTCCAGAACGTCCTCTGCTTGGTCAAGGTGAGTGGCACAGACGATGGGGAACGGAGTGACAGTAAGCAGGACAAATCCCGACTGAATGAGACCACGGAGACCCAGAGAACCCTCCTCAATGGAGACCTCCAGACCAGTATCTGA